The following coding sequences lie in one Longimicrobium sp. genomic window:
- a CDS encoding SPW repeat domain-containing protein yields MRIPTRVHGMLDYALGALLMGLPWLLGFADGGPETWAPVALGAGVILYSLLTDYELGVVRKLPMPAHLWMDALGAVLLMVSPWVLGFDERVWMPHVAVGAFELLTAALTDTVPGYDRRRAAR; encoded by the coding sequence ATGCGAATTCCCACCCGTGTTCACGGCATGCTCGACTACGCCCTCGGCGCGCTGCTGATGGGCCTGCCCTGGCTGCTGGGCTTTGCGGACGGCGGCCCCGAAACCTGGGCGCCCGTGGCCCTGGGCGCGGGCGTCATCCTGTACAGCCTGCTCACCGACTACGAGCTGGGCGTCGTCCGCAAGCTGCCGATGCCCGCCCACCTGTGGATGGACGCGCTGGGCGCCGTTCTGCTGATGGTGTCGCCCTGGGTGCTGGGGTTCGACGAGAGGGTGTGGATGCCGCACGTGGCGGTCGGCGCCTTCGAGCTGCTGACGGCCGCCCTCACCGACACCGTTCCCGGATATGACCGCAGGCGCGCAGCTCGATAG
- a CDS encoding hydroxymethylglutaryl-CoA reductase — translation MPISQHHARNVTDRLVRGRPVDEVVGLLTDTSEEERPVPPRVPGLREWSADAHVRRVEFVEGLGVEIPHLTGTAPREDASAMRGSIENYIGMAQVPVGLVGPLRVNGMHARGDFYVPLATSEGALVASHDRGAHLLTAAGGAVCLTTTEQVQRAPAFVFERMGQAAHFAAWVVGEYEALKAAVSRTTRHGRLTDVGTHIEGNHVYLVFAFHTGDAAGQNMVTFCTAALCEEILARTPVQPRYWFLESNMSGDKKATALSFIQGRGRSVTAEASIPRALVEEVLHTTPERMSDYWRVSFVAGVRTGSIGVNGHVANGIAALFLACGQDVACVSEASVGVTRLEVTDQGDLYAALSLPNLIVGSVGGGTRLPTAQECLRIMDCLGDDRASKLAEICAALTLAGELSIVGALCSGDFARAHAALGRGSPAR, via the coding sequence ATGCCCATTTCCCAGCACCACGCTCGCAACGTCACCGACCGGCTCGTACGCGGGCGCCCCGTGGACGAGGTCGTCGGCCTGCTGACGGATACGTCCGAGGAAGAGCGCCCCGTTCCGCCCCGCGTGCCCGGCCTGCGCGAGTGGAGCGCCGACGCGCACGTGCGGCGCGTGGAGTTCGTCGAGGGGCTGGGCGTGGAGATCCCGCACCTGACGGGAACTGCGCCGCGCGAGGACGCATCGGCCATGCGCGGGAGCATCGAGAACTACATCGGCATGGCGCAGGTGCCGGTGGGGCTGGTGGGGCCGCTGCGGGTGAACGGCATGCACGCGCGCGGCGACTTCTACGTTCCCCTCGCGACGTCCGAGGGCGCGCTGGTGGCCAGCCACGACCGCGGGGCGCACCTGCTGACCGCCGCGGGCGGCGCCGTGTGCCTGACGACGACAGAGCAGGTGCAGCGCGCGCCGGCCTTCGTCTTCGAGCGCATGGGCCAGGCGGCGCACTTCGCGGCGTGGGTCGTAGGCGAGTACGAGGCGCTGAAGGCGGCCGTGTCGCGCACCACGCGCCACGGACGGCTCACGGACGTGGGCACCCACATCGAGGGAAATCACGTCTACCTGGTGTTCGCGTTCCACACGGGCGACGCCGCGGGGCAGAACATGGTGACGTTCTGCACCGCCGCGCTGTGCGAGGAAATCCTGGCGCGCACGCCCGTGCAGCCGCGCTACTGGTTCCTGGAAAGCAACATGTCGGGCGACAAGAAGGCCACGGCGCTTTCCTTCATCCAGGGGCGGGGCCGCAGCGTGACGGCCGAGGCGTCCATCCCGCGCGCGCTGGTGGAGGAGGTGCTCCACACCACGCCCGAGCGGATGTCCGACTACTGGCGGGTGAGCTTCGTCGCGGGGGTGCGCACGGGGTCCATCGGCGTGAACGGGCACGTGGCCAACGGCATCGCGGCGCTGTTCCTGGCGTGCGGACAGGACGTGGCGTGCGTAAGCGAGGCGAGCGTGGGCGTCACCCGGCTGGAGGTGACGGACCAGGGGGATCTGTACGCGGCGCTCAGCCTGCCCAACCTGATCGTCGGTTCAGTCGGTGGCGGCACGCGGCTGCCCACGGCGCAGGAGTGCCTGCGCATCATGGACTGCCTGGGCGACGACCGAGCGTCGAAGCTGGCGGAGATCTGCGCGGCGCTCACGCTGGCGGGCGAGCTTTCCATCGTGGGCGCGCTCTGCTCGGGAGACTTCGCGCGGGCCCACGCCGCGCTAGGCCGCGGCTCCCCAGCCCGATGA
- the infA gene encoding translation initiation factor IF-1, producing MAKEEGIVVEGQVTEVLPDRKYRVVLENGHIVLAYGAGKMTKFKIRVMVGDRVTVSLSPYDLTRGRITYRHK from the coding sequence TTGGCCAAGGAAGAGGGAATCGTCGTTGAGGGGCAGGTGACCGAAGTGCTTCCGGACCGCAAGTACCGGGTCGTGCTGGAGAACGGGCACATCGTTCTGGCCTACGGGGCGGGGAAGATGACCAAGTTCAAGATCCGCGTGATGGTGGGGGACCGCGTCACGGTTTCGCTGTCCCCGTACGACCTGACCCGGGGCCGGATCACGTACCGCCACAAGTGA
- the cspE gene encoding transcription antiterminator/RNA stability regulator CspE yields the protein MRTTGTVKWFNDSKGFGFITPEDGAKDCFVHHSAIQGQGFRTLAEGERVEFDVVQGQKGPAAENVTRVG from the coding sequence ATGCGTACGACTGGGACCGTCAAGTGGTTCAACGACAGCAAGGGCTTCGGCTTCATCACCCCCGAAGATGGCGCGAAGGATTGCTTCGTCCACCACTCGGCCATTCAGGGCCAGGGGTTCCGCACGCTCGCCGAGGGTGAGCGCGTGGAGTTCGACGTGGTGCAGGGCCAGAAGGGCCCCGCTGCCGAGAACGTCACCCGCGTGGGCTAA
- the thyX gene encoding FAD-dependent thymidylate synthase, with protein MQIIREPRVTVIARQEFVYPEHINWESDSDVPGEVVAEFAGRLCYLSFGENAGLEGGHKSIPGRTSNEAYLANILQVKHGSVLEHAVWTLLIEGVSRSLTHELIRHRAGFGFSQVSQRYVDESDIAFVLPPEIREESRAFGIWSAACEQTLEGYRELLEELAEQVGDSGPATMRKKRARQAARSVLPNAAETKIVVTGNARAWRHFMEMRGSGSADMEIRRLSGHVLRAMHQEARHIFGDMHLVPSPDGVDMVESLHAKV; from the coding sequence ATGCAGATCATCCGCGAGCCGCGCGTTACCGTGATTGCCCGGCAGGAGTTCGTGTATCCCGAGCACATCAACTGGGAAAGCGACAGCGACGTGCCGGGGGAGGTGGTGGCCGAGTTCGCCGGACGGCTCTGCTACCTGAGCTTCGGGGAGAACGCCGGGCTGGAGGGTGGGCACAAGAGCATTCCTGGACGAACGAGCAACGAGGCGTACCTGGCCAACATCCTCCAGGTGAAGCACGGCAGCGTGCTGGAGCATGCCGTCTGGACCCTGCTGATTGAGGGGGTCAGCCGCTCGTTGACTCACGAGTTGATCCGGCACAGAGCCGGATTCGGATTCAGCCAGGTCAGCCAACGGTATGTTGACGAATCCGATATCGCGTTCGTCTTGCCCCCAGAGATCCGCGAGGAATCCCGCGCATTCGGAATCTGGTCGGCAGCATGCGAGCAGACGCTCGAAGGCTACCGCGAACTGCTTGAGGAGCTTGCGGAGCAGGTCGGCGACTCCGGACCCGCCACCATGCGGAAGAAGCGCGCACGGCAGGCGGCGCGCTCAGTCCTCCCCAACGCGGCCGAGACCAAGATCGTGGTCACCGGCAACGCTCGCGCGTGGCGGCACTTCATGGAGATGCGCGGCAGCGGCTCGGCAGACATGGAGATCCGCCGCCTTTCCGGGCACGTGCTGAGGGCCATGCACCAGGAGGCGCGCCACATCTTCGGGGACATGCATCTGGTGCCGAGCCCGGATGGTGTGGACATGGTCGAGAGCCTTCACGCCAAAGTGTGA
- a CDS encoding cation:proton antiporter, with product MQAFTAAPHHDVLVLLIQIALLLACARLLGELAQRFGQPTVVGEILAGIVLGPSLLSGFFPAVGHWIVPQTPESGHLLEVVSLFGAMFLLLLTGLETDLRLIRRHSRTALAASAGGIIVPFATGFMLGQYLPGALLADNGERLVFALFLATAMSISAIPVIAKVLLDLNLMRRDIGQTIIAAGMADDAVGWMLLSVVVGLARSGELEAGAVAWSVGKVVLFMVVSFTAAKWLVARTIAVVQDRMGSHFRMLSAVVVLTFAWGSVAQALGLEAMLGAFVMGILLGQLPRLPHRIREHIEQMAIGIFAPIFFAVAGLKVNARSLLEPRLILITLLVILVASFGKVVGGYFATRFFARCDHWTALSFGVGLNARGAMEIIIASIGLSLGILSQEMFSIIVVMAITTSVMAPPLLRWTLSHITPGENEMRRLKREEAAETSLLGAVRRVLLPVRCVVNERRSIMTLEAQLVTQMHSHEPLALTLLTVPDGCTRDEAAAYLDRIAELFPGIETTRKIVEGRVGDVILDEAQKDYDLLLLGASHVDPSSRELFNPLVDYVMRVSPCPTLVVKGRLSDYHWPPQRVLIPTNGSIASRNAADVGFTLSDSSAEAVVLHVVREPEGTRAHNRETMLEVEMPAARAIVDELVKRGEVQEVRTTGEVLCSRESDQTILRYAEEEGVDLIVLGTDLRPGSDRLFLGPRVERILMNAHCPVAIVNAPQ from the coding sequence ATGCAGGCGTTTACGGCCGCTCCGCATCACGACGTCCTCGTTCTGCTCATCCAGATCGCCCTGCTCCTGGCGTGTGCCAGGCTGCTGGGCGAGCTGGCCCAGCGGTTCGGGCAGCCCACCGTGGTGGGCGAGATCCTGGCGGGCATCGTCCTGGGCCCGTCGCTGCTCAGCGGCTTCTTTCCCGCCGTGGGGCACTGGATCGTGCCGCAGACGCCGGAGAGCGGCCACCTGCTGGAGGTGGTGAGCCTGTTCGGCGCCATGTTCCTGCTGCTGCTCACCGGGTTGGAAACCGACCTGCGGCTGATCCGGCGCCATTCCAGGACGGCGCTGGCGGCGTCGGCGGGGGGCATCATCGTGCCGTTCGCCACCGGGTTCATGCTGGGGCAGTACCTGCCCGGCGCGCTGCTGGCCGATAACGGCGAGCGCCTGGTGTTCGCGCTCTTCCTGGCGACCGCCATGAGCATCTCGGCCATTCCCGTGATCGCCAAGGTGCTGCTGGACCTGAACCTGATGCGCCGCGACATCGGCCAGACCATCATCGCCGCCGGCATGGCCGACGACGCGGTGGGGTGGATGCTGCTGTCCGTGGTGGTGGGGCTGGCGCGCAGCGGCGAGCTGGAGGCGGGGGCGGTGGCCTGGTCCGTCGGCAAGGTGGTGCTGTTCATGGTCGTCAGCTTCACGGCGGCCAAGTGGCTGGTGGCGCGTACCATCGCGGTGGTGCAGGACCGCATGGGCAGCCACTTCCGCATGCTGTCGGCCGTGGTGGTGCTCACCTTTGCGTGGGGCTCGGTGGCGCAGGCGCTGGGGCTCGAGGCCATGCTGGGCGCCTTCGTGATGGGCATCCTGCTGGGGCAGCTGCCGCGCCTTCCGCACCGCATCCGCGAGCACATCGAGCAGATGGCCATCGGCATCTTCGCCCCCATCTTCTTCGCGGTGGCGGGGCTCAAGGTGAACGCGCGCAGCCTGCTGGAGCCGCGGCTGATCCTCATCACGCTGCTGGTGATCCTGGTGGCCAGCTTCGGCAAGGTGGTGGGCGGCTACTTCGCCACCCGCTTCTTTGCCCGGTGCGACCATTGGACGGCGCTCAGCTTTGGCGTGGGGCTGAACGCCCGCGGCGCCATGGAGATCATCATCGCCAGCATCGGCCTGAGCCTGGGCATCCTTTCGCAGGAGATGTTCTCCATCATCGTGGTGATGGCCATCACCACCTCGGTCATGGCGCCTCCGCTGCTGCGATGGACGCTTTCGCACATCACCCCCGGCGAAAACGAGATGCGGCGCCTTAAACGCGAGGAGGCGGCGGAAACCAGCCTGCTGGGCGCGGTGCGGCGGGTGCTGCTTCCCGTGCGCTGCGTGGTGAACGAGCGCCGGTCGATCATGACGCTCGAGGCGCAGCTCGTCACGCAGATGCACTCGCACGAGCCGCTGGCGCTCACGCTGCTCACCGTTCCCGACGGGTGCACGCGTGACGAGGCGGCGGCGTACCTGGACCGCATCGCGGAGCTGTTTCCCGGGATCGAGACCACGCGCAAGATCGTGGAGGGCCGCGTGGGCGACGTAATCCTGGACGAGGCGCAGAAGGACTACGACCTGCTGCTGCTGGGCGCCTCGCACGTGGACCCGAGCTCGCGCGAGCTGTTCAACCCGCTGGTGGACTACGTGATGCGCGTGTCGCCCTGCCCCACGCTGGTGGTGAAGGGGCGGCTGAGCGACTACCACTGGCCGCCGCAGCGCGTGCTGATCCCCACCAACGGCTCCATCGCGTCGCGGAACGCCGCGGACGTGGGCTTTACGCTGTCGGATTCCTCGGCCGAGGCGGTGGTGCTCCACGTGGTGCGCGAGCCCGAGGGCACGCGGGCGCACAACCGCGAAACGATGCTGGAGGTGGAGATGCCGGCGGCGCGCGCCATCGTCGACGAGCTGGTGAAGCGCGGCGAGGTGCAGGAGGTGCGCACCACGGGCGAGGTGCTGTGCTCGCGCGAGTCGGACCAGACGATCCTTCGCTACGCCGAGGAAGAGGGCGTGGACCTGATCGTCTTGGGCACGGACCTGCGCCCCGGCTCCGACCGCCTGTTCCTTGGGCCGCGCGTGGAGCGCATCCTGATGAACGCGCACTGTCCCGTGGCGATCGTGAACGCTCCCCAGTAA
- a CDS encoding ABC transporter substrate-binding protein, with protein MRIASLLSSATEIVYALGLQEHLVAISHECDWPPQALHLPRLSRSRFDPAGLTSGQIDAEVRRCMLEYGSVYEIDVAALRDARPDVILTQAVCEVCAVPTGSVNDAVAALPFAPRVVSLDAHTMEGIFQTMQQVADAVGQPERGDEAVARLRGRLRRVEEAIASRPRPRVLALEWLDPPFAPGHWIPEMVTLAGGDNLLGDAGSRSVQIPWEQADGLDPDRLLLLPCGYDLQASRIDADRARDSLARIAPEAIAAGRAAIGHSAYFSRSGPRVVDGTEALAAWLHPDAGLAAPAEPVVDPWP; from the coding sequence ATGCGCATCGCCTCGCTGCTTTCCAGCGCCACCGAAATCGTCTACGCCCTGGGCCTGCAGGAGCACCTCGTCGCCATCTCGCACGAGTGCGACTGGCCGCCCCAGGCGCTGCACCTGCCACGGCTCAGCCGCTCGCGCTTCGACCCCGCGGGGCTCACCAGCGGCCAGATCGACGCCGAGGTGCGCCGCTGCATGCTGGAATACGGCAGCGTCTACGAGATCGACGTCGCCGCCCTGCGCGACGCCCGCCCCGACGTGATCCTCACCCAGGCCGTGTGCGAGGTGTGCGCCGTCCCCACCGGCTCGGTGAACGACGCCGTCGCCGCGCTTCCGTTCGCGCCCCGCGTGGTGTCGCTGGACGCGCACACGATGGAGGGGATCTTCCAAACCATGCAGCAGGTGGCGGATGCCGTGGGCCAGCCTGAACGTGGGGACGAGGCGGTGGCGCGCCTGCGCGGACGCCTGCGGCGCGTGGAGGAGGCCATCGCCAGCCGGCCGCGTCCCCGCGTGCTGGCGCTGGAGTGGCTGGACCCGCCCTTCGCCCCCGGGCACTGGATCCCCGAGATGGTGACGCTGGCGGGCGGCGACAACCTGCTCGGCGATGCCGGCTCGCGCTCGGTGCAGATCCCGTGGGAGCAGGCGGACGGGCTCGATCCAGATCGCCTCCTCCTGCTCCCCTGCGGCTACGACCTGCAGGCCTCGCGCATCGACGCCGACCGTGCCCGCGACTCGCTGGCGCGCATCGCGCCGGAGGCCATCGCGGCGGGACGGGCCGCCATCGGCCACAGCGCGTACTTCAGCCGCTCGGGCCCGCGGGTGGTGGACGGCACGGAGGCGCTGGCCGCCTGGCTGCACCCGGACGCGGGCCTCGCCGCACCCGCCGAGCCCGTCGTGGACCCCTGGCCGTAA
- a CDS encoding carboxypeptidase regulatory-like domain-containing protein, translating to MRVRGWVIAGLGLCAFAERAEAQSARVDRRGPLELPARAGEAVTVPFRVTNTSGAPATIEPSLALPAGWRATGGTARELAPGEAELRLVAVRVPSGAAAGRHVVRYSASSSADSAVLVVPERRGIAVEPVETSAMSIAGDEYAIRFRLSNRGNVAERLVLRAADDQGARLRADSSSILLPPASERVIAVRGTTERGAPATVRHQVTLHASSLSDSASGRVLLTVVARGGGGTRRRRLPAELAVRAADSLSAAGFSFSARGALDRAQRVRLDVLARTADPAGTPFARQDEYRVRLDAPGLSLRAGDDVYWLSRLTGPGRYGFGVGATARRGVLSAGGIVSRDRRGDGIGGMTGGFVRVGGRRARVGLTMLAPDSAPGRWTVEGASTLSPLLSIEVEAAPGEPNLPRALRASGHTRVLTYDVQHLRGADAGGYIGSADQDFATVVLRPAGQLTLSASARRGGDLRRPGDTIQTFSNSRSASIGWGSCLNVEYRETGGDTASRGDLRSVRGRLGIPVFRRAWLHPAYEAGTVVPLPGAAPAAFRVASLQSTVSTRGGASAWMVVQRREGASASSLAAREWSGAASVQVPVLAGTWVRVAAHARRPGGAPMDARVDLSLERTLGAGHRVTLRGLANAGIAGGWDRRGTMEYALPVAIPLPGRGEGQATVRVFDPVTGRGIPDVLVRLADRIAITDRRGIAGFAGLAVGSYTVRVDGGAGPERVANRDLPVPVTVDEDGGGRVEIGLELAARMTGLVERVPAAAGADSAAAPLAGVEVELSGSGGVRRAVTDAEGRFEATGLRPGWWRVTVVAASLPRHHEAPEHQMIFLAPGGAERVYLRVMEKVRPVQMIQSTELTLQ from the coding sequence GTGCGGGTTCGCGGCTGGGTGATCGCCGGGCTGGGCCTTTGCGCGTTCGCGGAACGCGCGGAGGCCCAGTCTGCGCGCGTGGACCGCCGCGGGCCGCTGGAGCTGCCGGCGCGGGCGGGCGAGGCGGTCACTGTGCCCTTCCGCGTCACCAACACCTCCGGCGCCCCGGCGACCATCGAGCCTTCCCTTGCGCTTCCTGCCGGGTGGCGCGCGACGGGTGGCACCGCGCGCGAGCTGGCTCCCGGGGAAGCCGAGCTGCGGCTGGTGGCGGTCCGCGTGCCCTCCGGCGCGGCGGCGGGGCGCCACGTGGTGCGCTACTCGGCGTCGTCGTCGGCGGATTCCGCCGTGCTCGTGGTCCCCGAACGGCGGGGGATCGCCGTAGAGCCGGTGGAAACCTCGGCCATGTCCATCGCCGGCGACGAGTACGCCATCCGCTTTCGCCTGTCCAACCGCGGCAACGTGGCGGAGCGGCTGGTCCTTCGCGCGGCGGACGACCAGGGCGCCCGGCTGCGCGCGGACTCGTCCTCCATTCTGCTGCCGCCCGCGTCGGAACGGGTGATCGCCGTGCGCGGGACGACGGAGCGCGGGGCGCCCGCCACGGTGCGGCACCAGGTGACGCTCCACGCCTCGTCCCTCAGCGATTCCGCGTCGGGACGGGTGCTGCTGACCGTCGTGGCGCGGGGCGGGGGCGGCACCCGGCGCCGGCGCCTTCCCGCGGAGCTGGCGGTGCGCGCGGCGGATTCGCTGTCGGCCGCCGGCTTCTCATTTTCCGCGCGTGGTGCGCTGGACCGCGCGCAACGGGTGCGGCTGGACGTCCTCGCGCGCACGGCCGATCCCGCGGGGACGCCCTTCGCGCGCCAGGACGAGTATCGGGTGCGCCTGGACGCGCCCGGCCTTTCGCTCCGTGCGGGGGATGACGTCTACTGGCTTTCGCGACTCACCGGGCCCGGACGCTACGGCTTTGGCGTGGGCGCGACGGCACGGCGGGGGGTGCTGAGCGCGGGAGGCATCGTTTCCCGCGACCGCCGCGGGGACGGGATCGGTGGGATGACCGGCGGCTTCGTGCGCGTGGGCGGCAGGCGCGCGCGCGTGGGGCTTACGATGCTCGCCCCGGACTCCGCGCCCGGCCGGTGGACGGTGGAAGGCGCCTCCACGCTGTCGCCCCTTCTGTCCATCGAGGTGGAGGCGGCACCGGGTGAGCCCAACCTGCCGCGCGCCCTCCGTGCATCCGGCCACACCCGCGTCCTGACGTACGACGTGCAGCACCTTCGCGGCGCGGATGCGGGCGGCTACATCGGCTCGGCGGACCAGGACTTCGCAACGGTGGTGCTGCGCCCGGCGGGTCAACTTACGCTTTCCGCTTCGGCGCGGCGCGGCGGCGACCTGCGCCGGCCGGGCGACACGATTCAGACGTTCTCGAATTCACGCTCGGCCTCCATCGGGTGGGGAAGCTGCTTGAACGTGGAGTACCGCGAGACCGGCGGCGACACGGCGTCGCGCGGCGATCTGCGGTCCGTCCGCGGGCGGCTCGGCATCCCGGTGTTCCGGCGCGCGTGGCTGCATCCCGCGTACGAGGCCGGCACCGTCGTTCCGCTTCCGGGCGCCGCCCCCGCGGCCTTTCGCGTCGCGTCGCTGCAATCCACCGTATCCACGCGCGGCGGCGCTTCGGCGTGGATGGTGGTGCAGCGGCGGGAGGGCGCGTCGGCGTCGTCGCTCGCGGCGCGGGAGTGGTCGGGCGCGGCGTCGGTGCAGGTGCCGGTGCTCGCCGGAACGTGGGTGCGGGTGGCCGCCCACGCGCGGCGGCCGGGCGGAGCGCCGATGGACGCGCGGGTGGACCTTTCGCTGGAGCGCACCCTGGGCGCCGGGCACCGGGTGACGCTGCGGGGGCTGGCGAACGCGGGGATCGCCGGCGGATGGGACCGGCGCGGGACGATGGAATACGCGCTTCCCGTAGCGATTCCGCTTCCCGGGCGCGGAGAGGGGCAGGCGACCGTGCGCGTGTTCGACCCCGTGACGGGGCGCGGCATCCCCGACGTGCTGGTGCGCCTGGCGGACCGCATCGCCATCACCGACCGCCGCGGGATCGCGGGCTTCGCGGGGCTGGCGGTGGGATCGTACACCGTGCGGGTGGACGGGGGCGCCGGACCGGAGCGCGTGGCGAACCGCGACCTGCCGGTGCCCGTGACGGTGGATGAGGACGGTGGCGGACGCGTGGAGATCGGGCTGGAGCTGGCGGCACGGATGACGGGCCTGGTGGAGCGCGTGCCTGCGGCGGCCGGGGCGGATTCGGCGGCGGCGCCACTGGCCGGCGTGGAGGTGGAGCTGTCGGGCTCCGGCGGCGTGCGCCGCGCCGTCACCGATGCCGAGGGGCGGTTCGAGGCGACGGGGCTGCGGCCGGGGTGGTGGCGGGTGACCGTGGTGGCGGCATCACTGCCGCGGCATCACGAGGCGCCCGAGCACCAGATGATCTTTCTGGCACCCGGTGGGGCGGAGCGGGTCTACCTGCGGGTGATGGAAAAAGTGAGGCCGGTGCAGATGATCCAGTCTACCGAACTGACGCTCCAGTAG
- a CDS encoding type II toxin-antitoxin system HicB family antitoxin, whose product MRSSRLTCLIEREGDGFVSLCPELDIASQGDTVEEAHSNLIEAVELFLETAHSTEIARRLSTPRAAP is encoded by the coding sequence ATGAGGTCGAGTCGGCTGACCTGCTTGATCGAGCGCGAAGGTGATGGGTTCGTCAGCCTGTGCCCCGAGCTGGACATCGCGAGCCAGGGAGACACGGTCGAGGAGGCGCACAGCAACCTTATCGAGGCCGTGGAGTTGTTCCTGGAAACCGCGCACTCGACGGAGATTGCCCGACGGCTGTCCACGCCACGCGCAGCACCGTAG
- the corA gene encoding magnesium/cobalt transporter CorA, giving the protein MTAGAQLDSESVLGPEYEDPSAVEPRARISAYAETVTGVHAIALTDAVAAIKRGRQGKQPEDPPLLWIDIAAPGGTEGEFLRHQLGFHPLAVEDTVRGRQRPKIDRYPGYYFLVVYSARINRKRDRMALNELHAFIGDNYVITVHDHKIEELKEVLARWRAVPARYRSAGTLAHAVLDMVVDGYFPVLDHFSERVGRLEEGTDGKTRHEALQEMLSMRRELVLFRRMVGPERELIGSLLKRDIPFLEPEMLPYFQDVHDHAIRVAEEIDTLRDLLTGAMEGQLSLASNQLNETMRVMAAWSIILMAMAWIAGIYGMNFERMPELHWPWGYAWALGLMFAVGALLFGYFRRKQWV; this is encoded by the coding sequence ATGACCGCAGGCGCGCAGCTCGATAGCGAGAGCGTCCTCGGCCCGGAGTACGAGGACCCCTCGGCCGTCGAGCCGCGGGCGCGCATCAGCGCGTACGCCGAAACGGTCACCGGCGTGCACGCCATCGCCCTGACCGACGCCGTGGCGGCCATCAAGCGCGGCCGGCAGGGCAAGCAGCCAGAAGACCCGCCGCTGCTGTGGATCGACATTGCGGCCCCCGGGGGCACGGAGGGCGAGTTCCTGCGGCACCAGCTGGGCTTCCACCCGCTGGCCGTCGAAGACACCGTCCGCGGCCGCCAGCGCCCCAAGATCGACCGCTATCCCGGGTACTACTTCCTGGTGGTGTATTCGGCGCGCATCAACCGCAAGCGCGACCGGATGGCGCTCAACGAGCTGCACGCCTTCATCGGCGACAACTACGTCATCACGGTACACGACCACAAGATCGAGGAATTGAAGGAGGTGCTGGCCCGCTGGCGCGCGGTGCCGGCCCGCTATCGCAGCGCGGGAACGCTGGCGCACGCCGTTCTGGACATGGTGGTGGATGGCTACTTTCCCGTGCTGGACCACTTTTCGGAACGTGTGGGGCGGCTGGAGGAAGGAACGGACGGCAAGACCAGGCACGAGGCGCTGCAGGAGATGCTCTCCATGCGGCGCGAACTGGTGCTGTTCCGTCGGATGGTGGGACCGGAGCGCGAGCTGATCGGGTCGCTCCTGAAGCGCGACATCCCGTTCCTGGAGCCGGAGATGCTGCCGTACTTCCAGGACGTGCACGACCACGCCATCCGCGTGGCCGAGGAGATCGACACCCTGCGCGACCTGTTGACGGGGGCCATGGAGGGACAGCTTTCGCTCGCCTCCAACCAGCTGAACGAGACGATGCGGGTGATGGCGGCCTGGTCCATCATCCTGATGGCGATGGCGTGGATCGCCGGCATCTACGGCATGAACTTCGAGCGGATGCCGGAGCTTCACTGGCCGTGGGGCTACGCCTGGGCGTTGGGGCTGATGTTCGCCGTGGGAGCGCTGCTGTTCGGGTATTTCCGGAGGAAGCAGTGGGTGTAA